The DNA segment CGAACAGCGCAGACCGGCCTTTTGCGCCCGCCGCCATAACTCACCGCGCGGGTCGCACAGCAGCTCGGCTTGGTGGTCCATCGCGCGCAATGCCAAGGACAGACCGAGCACCTGGCTTTCGCCGCCGGCGAAGGCCAGTTCGGGATCGACGCCCACGATCCGCATTGGCGGGCGCGCGTGCCGCATCAAGCCCGGTCGAAAAAGCGGTAGTAAACCAACGCCGCGATCGCCGCGACGCCGTCGCGCCAGCCGATCTTTTTGCCTTCCTGGTAGGTGCGCCCGGAGTAGGAAATCGGCACTTCATAGATCCGCCAATGAGCCTGGGCCGCGCGAATGGTGATTTCGGGCTCGAAGGTGAAGCGGTTGGCCGACAGGGGCAAGCCGAGCAATTTGTCGCGCACGAAGGCCTTCATCCCGGTTTCCATGTCGTTGAGGTTGAGGTTGCACAGCGCGTTGGCAAAGCAGGTTAGCGCCACGTTGACTACATAATGCCAAAACAACAGCACGCGATGCGGCCCGCCCAAAAAGCGCGAACCGTACACCATGTCGGCGCGGCCATCGATCAGCGGCTGGAGCAACGCGGCGTAATCGCGCGGATCGTATTCCAGGTCGGCATCCTGCACGACCACGATCCGGTTGCGAGCAGCGGCAAAACCCAGCCGCAACGCGGCTCCCTTGCCCCGATTAACCATGTGGCGAAAGAGCCGCACGCGCGGATCCGCACAGACCTGCACCAGGGCTGCGGTCCGGTCGGTAGATGCGTCGTCGACCACGATCAGTTCGACTGGGAAACCGCAGTCCAGTACCGCCGCGATCGCCTGCTCGATGGTCGCCTGCTCGTTGTATACCGGCATCACCACCGAGATTTCGGGCCTGTCGATATTGCCCTCCGCGAGCTTCATCGCGCCTCTTTAGCTCGGCGCGCGGCCAGCATGCGCGCCGTTTTTCTCAGTATGGCCCGGTAGCGCCCGGGCGCCAACCCTGCGCCGTAACTTCGGAACAGGCGCAACCTATCGGTTTGGCTCAGCCCGGGCAGATCGAAACGCCCCAGTTGAACCAGATTGCGTAACTGCCGCCGCCGCCCGATTAACTTGTACGCCGGCCGGGTGCGATCGTGATCGAGCAGGATAAAACGGGGGGGGTCCCCCTCCTGCACCAGGATGTTATGAGGGGTCAGGTCGCCATGGACCAAGCCGGCCCGATGCAGCCGCGCCACCTCCGCCCCCAGGGCCGCGAGCAGCCTGCGCTTGCGCCGCATCGCAATCCCTTCAGCACACAACTGCGGCAGTCCTACGCCGTGAGCGCGTAAACTAACCAGCATCGTCAAGCCGCTTGATTGCTCGCGCCCGACCATCAGCAATCGCGGCGAGCTCAGCCCTAGCTCATGCAATCGCCGGCTTATTCGGATGACGTTGTCCGCCCGGCTGCCGCGCACCTTCTCCTTGAGCCGGTATAAGCCACGTGCCGGTTGGTAAACCTTGACGAACAGCTCGATCTCGCCTGCGCCGTGCGCCAGCTTCGCCAGATAGGTGCAGGCGTGGCGCGAGCGATACAGGAGTTGGCGGTTTTGCAAACAGGTCTCGGCCAGGATTCGCGCACCCCCCGGGCCAAGCTCGGCCAGATCGTCCAGGGGCGTAAGCTGCCAGCCGCCAATAACGCCGGCCGGCTTGTCGCCCTCCATCACCGTGCTGGTATCGCGGCTGGCGCCAGGCTGCGCTCCAGCTTCGCCGCGACCTGCCTGGGGGAGATGCGACGCATACATTCGCGGTCAATGGGACATCGCCGCAGGTAACAGGGGTGACAGGGGATGGGCGCGCTTATCGCCAGCTCGGCGCAACCCCAGGGCGCGGAACGCAGCGGCGAGGTCGAACCCCACAACGAGACTACCGGGCATTTCACTGCCGCCGCGATATGCATCGGCCCGCAATCGGGCCCAAAGGCCGCCGCGCAGGCCTCGAAGACCGCGACCAACTCGTGCAAACCGGTGCGGCCAACTAAGCTGACGCGCGGCAGCTCGCCGAGTTCAGCCTCGACCGCCTGCGCCAGCGCTTGCTCCGCGCCGGTGCCAATCAGCACTGGCGTGAGCGCATGGCGCTTATGCATCAAGCGAGCGACCTGGGCGATTGAATCGGGAAAGTACAAACGGCTGGGCCAGGACGAGCCCAGGATTAGCCCTAGCAGCGGCCGTGGCGCGCCGGCCAGCAGTTGATCGATTCGGGCCCGCTCCTCGACGCTGGCACGCAAACCAAATTCGATCGGGGCGGGATCCAACCCAAGGGTATCGGCGAAGGCCTGATACTGCACCAGTTTAAGGCTTAGATTGGGCTGAGGTGGGATCCATTCGGTGGTGAACCAGTGGTTGACCTCCTTGGTGTTGGTTGGGGCGAAGCCCAGCCGGCGCGGGGCGCGCGACACCCATCCCGCCAGGCCGCTTTTGAAATGGCGCTGCAAGTCGATGACCAGGTCAAAGTGGTCGCGCCCAATCCGATACAAAAAAGGCAGGAACGACCACGGCGCATGGGCGCGATCGTAGATTATCAGGTCATCCAACCAGCGATGGTTGCGCAAAATCGGCGCTGATTTGGGTTCCACCGCCCACGCGATGTGCGCCTGGGGATATGTGCGCCGCACTCGACCCAACAAGGGCAGGGCACGAACCACATCACCGATCGCGCCCATCAGAATGATCAGGACGCGCCGGGGCGGATCATGGCTTGCTACAGGGGCGGGCTCGATCATGCTATTGGCGTTATCATATTAAACACCACGTCGAGG comes from the Candidatus Binataceae bacterium genome and includes:
- a CDS encoding glycosyltransferase family 9 protein; the protein is MIEPAPVASHDPPRRVLIILMGAIGDVVRALPLLGRVRRTYPQAHIAWAVEPKSAPILRNHRWLDDLIIYDRAHAPWSFLPFLYRIGRDHFDLVIDLQRHFKSGLAGWVSRAPRRLGFAPTNTKEVNHWFTTEWIPPQPNLSLKLVQYQAFADTLGLDPAPIEFGLRASVEERARIDQLLAGAPRPLLGLILGSSWPSRLYFPDSIAQVARLMHKRHALTPVLIGTGAEQALAQAVEAELGELPRVSLVGRTGLHELVAVFEACAAAFGPDCGPMHIAAAVKCPVVSLWGSTSPLRSAPWGCAELAISAPIPCHPCYLRRCPIDRECMRRISPRQVAAKLERSLAPAAIPAR
- a CDS encoding lipopolysaccharide kinase InaA family protein, giving the protein MEGDKPAGVIGGWQLTPLDDLAELGPGGARILAETCLQNRQLLYRSRHACTYLAKLAHGAGEIELFVKVYQPARGLYRLKEKVRGSRADNVIRISRRLHELGLSSPRLLMVGREQSSGLTMLVSLRAHGVGLPQLCAEGIAMRRKRRLLAALGAEVARLHRAGLVHGDLTPHNILVQEGDPPRFILLDHDRTRPAYKLIGRRRQLRNLVQLGRFDLPGLSQTDRLRLFRSYGAGLAPGRYRAILRKTARMLAARRAKEAR
- a CDS encoding glycosyltransferase family 2 protein codes for the protein MKLAEGNIDRPEISVVMPVYNEQATIEQAIAAVLDCGFPVELIVVDDASTDRTAALVQVCADPRVRLFRHMVNRGKGAALRLGFAAARNRIVVVQDADLEYDPRDYAALLQPLIDGRADMVYGSRFLGGPHRVLLFWHYVVNVALTCFANALCNLNLNDMETGMKAFVRDKLLGLPLSANRFTFEPEITIRAAQAHWRIYEVPISYSGRTYQEGKKIGWRDGVAAIAALVYYRFFDRA